From the genome of Orcinus orca chromosome 5, mOrcOrc1.1, whole genome shotgun sequence, one region includes:
- the LOC117199321 gene encoding keratin-associated protein 8-1: protein MERRESIILRKRIPLLSRPPTPDTMCYNNFSSTVFPGCYWASYSYPLGYSVGCGYVSTHSPVGYGFGYGYNGCGAFDYRRFWPFALY, encoded by the coding sequence atggagagaagggaatccaTCATACTGAGGAAACGCATTCCACTGCTATCTAGGCCCCCAACTCCAGACACCATGTGCTATAACAACTTCTCCAGCACTGTCTTCCCAGGATGCTACTGGGCCAGCTACAGCTACCCCCTGGGGTATAGTGTTGGCTGTGGCTACGTCAGCACCCACTCCCCAGTGGGCTATGGTTTTGGCTATGGCTACAATGGGTGTGGGGCTTTCGACTACAGAAGATTCTGGCCATTTGCTCTCTATTGA